In Mastomys coucha isolate ucsf_1 unplaced genomic scaffold, UCSF_Mcou_1 pScaffold5, whole genome shotgun sequence, one genomic interval encodes:
- the Wdr90 gene encoding WD repeat-containing protein 90 isoform X5, translating into MASAEAGSASYSAMAGGSGAREARCRPVSRLGSPGSEVPAASLTGLRAEARPVGGGGGSRRTAQDRCSGGVLSAAWQHPFLNVFRHFRVDEWKRSSKEGDVAVVTDKVLKSAVYRIRGSVSASNYIQLPRTSTQSLGLTGRYLYVLFRPLSSKHFVIHLDVATEDGQVIRVSFSNLFKEFKSSATWLQFPFVLEAKSPRRDLTGVPPPRARWTCLQLDLRDVLMSYLSRHYSHLKSIRLCASLLVRNLYTSDLCFDPAVTVTEARRAKLSVNPMPREMAFPVPKGESWHDHYIHIRFPSDGSKAPNEQVEKNCSRPEAVFLGHMSQRLPHPVVFGKPLLRSRSPVAQTSSPALPCQVLSASSRLPEVSLKYPEVSSVNAFSIRGQRPSAWDEVTDAHTVAGGKHVLADKSSGVPMALSDIGSCKPFLPDPVLRLKGVIGFGGHSTQWALWTKDGVAVVYPCHAVIVVLQIDTGQQRFFLGHTDKVSALALNGSDTVLASAQVQPPSMVRLWDFQTGGCLSLFRSPLHTICSLSFSGSGALLCGVGKDRHGRTVVVAWDTDQLGLGGEVVVLAKVHTDFDVQTFHIAFFDETRMASCGRGSVRLWRLWGGVLRSCAVDLGEYCSLELTDLAFAQAPDGHCAPSASVLFVCSRSGHILEIDHQRMAVQHVRRLLPAQSPDVPLTEKQNFSMGPGIAISSLSVSTTTCAVGSEDGYLRLWPLDFSSVLLEAEHDGPVSSVSFSPDGLRVLSTTTSGHLGFLDVPSREYTVLARSHMAPVLALSTELNRGQMATVSLDHTVRIWDLATLQQLYDFSSSEDTPCAVAFHPTMPSFFCGFRSGAVRSFSLENSRVLVEHTRHRGAITSLVITPDGRFLFSSCSQGSLVQYSCAVSRCCVLRVAANMVCQDGRPNPNILAVSGDSCRLAFVGPSKCMVTIVELASLDELLHVDVSTHLDWAVAVCFSPGNSGHLLVSTASNKVVVLDAVSGHAIRELSSVRSRACSSLALSEDARLLLAATGQTITVWDYPTQVNPSCQVYIGHSEPVHAVAFTPDQLQVISVGDAIFLWDILATPERDGSDPEAPPVHEADSSAGQRKDLASGASGLPRQQVPIPSPASPSPLSTHDRLLEGSTGTFSISDEEGLCEENHISEAFLQGQAPTLPVLVEKEASGAGDAPREAAKSSWTPAELPGHHSQMSEWSLRSGKAGLPTRPDSYKHFTARYKACTRVKSVSFPPTGREQLRLKAVVGYNGNGRANMVWRPDTGFFAYTCGRLVVVEDLHSGTQRHWLGHSQEISTLALNQDGQILASASCCGHTAACCQIRIWDVPKGLCRQLLSHHDTAVQALAFSPDDEFLVTLGDYADRNLALWSMATYELLSSTRLLEPVHGVAFNPWDANELICVGTSAITFWLLQHHGADTSFQVHREPVPEELGASELTSLCYGASPLLYCGSSSGQICVWDTGTGHCFLAWEADDGEIGVLLCSGSRLISGSNTKRLRLWAVGVVPELRRKGSSARSSSVFMERELTLDGAVVSASFDSGMDMGVVGTTAGTIWYINWTEGTSTRLISGHRTKVNEVVFSPSESHCATCGEDGSVRVWSLASMELVIQFQVLNQSCLCLSWTPPSCGLPEQQQVVAGYSDGTLRVFSISRTAMELKMHPHRTALTAIAFSTDGQTILSGDKDGLVAISHLCSGMTFRVLSDHRGAPISAIQSTSKEYGDLGIEGVELWLAASGDQRVSIWVSDWLQDRCELLEWLSFPAPALSEAPGLLPPSLAAFCPWDRATLVCVGLGAHEEAVFYSLRQKQVVQKTPLPFFAMSLSLSPGAQLMVVGFAECMLRLLDCAAGTAQDFEGHDDSVHLCRFTPSGRLLFTAAHNEILVWEVTGS; encoded by the exons ATGGCGTCCGCTGAGGCGGGAAGCGCGAGCTATAGCGCCATGGCTGGAGGTAGCGGCGCGCGCGAGGCGCGCTGTCGTCCGGTCTCGCGTCTTGGGAGTCCCGGGTCCGAGGTCCCCGCTGCGTCACTGACTGGACTTCGTGCAGAAGCCCGTCCCgtgggtggaggtggagggtCTCGGCGCACTGCCCAGGACCGGTGCTCAGGGGGCGTCCTTTCTGCAGCCTGGCAGCATCCTTTCCTCAACGTATTCAGACACTTCAGGGTGGATGAGTGGAAACGGTCCAGCAAAGAGGGAGATGTGGCTGTGGTGACG GACAAGGTCCTGAAGAGCGCTGTGTATCGCATCCGTGGGTCTGTATCTGCCAGCAACTACATCCAGCTCCCCAGAACGAGCACCCAGTCCCTGGGGCTGACTGGGCGGTACCTCTATGTGCTTTTCCGGCCCCTGTCTTCCAAGCACTTTGTCATCCACCTGGACGTGGCCACCGAG GACGGCCAGGTCATCCGTGTGTCTTTCTCCAACCTCTTTAAGGAGTTCAAGTCCTCCGCAACATGGCTTCAGTTCCCCTTTGTCCTCGAGGCCAAGTCACCCAGGAGAG ACCTGACAGGTGTACCTCCTCCTCGTGCCCGCTGGACCTGCCTGCAGCTGGACCTGCGAGATGTCCTGATGTCCTACCTGAGTCGGCACTATAGTCACCTCAAGAGCATCCGGCTGTGTGCCAGCCTGCTAGTCAGAAACCTCTACACCAGTGATCTGTGCTTTGATCCTG CTGTCACTGTCACTGAAGCCCGGCGTGCAAAGTTGTCTGTCAACCCTATGCCTCGAGAAATGGCTTTCCCGGTGCCAAAAGGGGAGAGCTGGCATGACCATTACATCCACATTCG GTTTCCAAGTGACGGCTCAAAGGCACCTAATGAGCAGGTTGAGAAGAACTGTTCCCGTCCAGAGGCAG TCTTCCTAGGTCATATGTCACAGCGCCTGCCTCATCCAGTGGTCTTTGGCAAACCTTTGCTGAGGAGTAGGTCCCCTGTGGCCCAGACATCTAGCCCTGCATTG CCGTGCCAGGTCCTTTCAGCATCCAGTCGTCTTCCAGAGGTCAGCCTAAAGTACCCAGAAGTCTCCAGTGTAAATGCCTTCAGTATCCGTGGCCAACGTCCTTCAGCCTGGGATGAGGTTACCGATGCACACACGGTGGCTGGTGGGAAACACGTTCTTGCTGACAAATCATCTGGAGTGCCCATGGCCCTTTCGGACATTGGCTCCTGTAAG CCCTTCCTCCCAGACCCAGTCCTGAGGCTCAAGGGAGTCATCGGCTTTGGGGGTCACAGCACCCAATGG GCTCTGTGGACCAAAGATGGTGTGGCTGTTGTTTACCCCTGCCATGCAGTCATAGTCGTCCTGCAGATTGACACTGGACAGCAGAGATTTTTCCTTGGTCACACCGACAAG GTCTCTGCCCTGGCGCTCAATGGCAGTGACACGGTGCTAGCCTCAGCTCAAGTACAGCCTCCCAGCATGGTGCGTCTCTGGGACTTCCAGACTGGGGGATGCCTGTCTCTCTTCAGAAGCCCACTGCACACCATCTGCTCCCTCAG CTTCTCTGGCAGTGGGGCACTCCTCTGCGGTGTGGGCAAGGACAGACACGGGAGGACG GTGGTGGTGGCCTGGGACACAGACCAGCTGGGCCTTGGCGGTGAGGTTGTGGTCCTGGCAAAAGTGCATACTGACTTTGATGTTCAGACCTTCCACATTGCCTTTTTTGATGAAACCAG GATGGCATCATGTGGTCGGGGCAGTGTGCGGCTGTGGCGGCTGTGGGGTGGTGTCCTTCGATCCTGCGCTGTGGACCTGGGGGAGTACTGTtcactggagctcactgaccTTGCCTTTGCACAGGCACCGGATGGCCACTGTGCACCCTCTGCTAGCGTGCT CTTTGTGTGCAGCCGTAGTGGTCACATCCTGGAAATTGACCACCAGCGCATGGCTGTGCAACACGTCCGCCGCTTGCTGCCCGCACAGTCCCCTGATGTTCCCCTCACCGAGAAGCAGAACTTCAGCATGG GCCCCGGCATTGCTATCAGTAGCCTCAGTGTCTCTACTACCACATGTGCTGTGGGCTCTGAGGATGGCTACCTGCGACTCTGGCCCCTGGACTTTTCCTCAGTGCTCCTAGAGGCCG AACACGATGGCCCTGTCAGTTCAGTCTCCTTCAGTCCCGATGGCCTGCGTGTGCTGTCCACCACCACTTCAGGCCACCTGGGCTTTCTGGATGTCCCCTCCCGGGAGTATACTGTGTTGGCGCGGTCCCACATGGCCCCAGTGTTGGCGCTTTCTACAGAACTGAACCGGGGACAGATGGCCACTGTGTCCCTTGACCACACTGTCCGCATCTGGGACCTGGCTACCCTACAGCAG CTGTATGACTTCTCATCCTCTGAGGATACTCCTTGTGCTGTAGCCTTTCACCCCACAATGCCGAGCTTCTTCTGTGGCTTCAGGAGTGGGGCCGTGCGGTCCTTCAGCTTGGAGAACTCCAGAGTCCTGGTAGAACACAC GCGTCACCGAGGGGCCATCACCAGCCTGGTCATCACCCCTGACGGCAGATTCCTGTTCAGCTCCTGCTCTCAGGGCTCCCTAGTCCAGTACAGCTGTGCTGTCTCCCGATGCTGCGTCCTACGTGTGGCAG CTAACATGGTCTGTCAGGATGGTCGCCCCAACCCCAATATTCTGGCAGTCAGTGGAGACAGCTGCCGGCTGGCCTTTGTGGGCCCCTCCAAGTGCATGGTGACAATTGTGGAGTTGGCCTCCTTGGATGAG CTACTCCATGTTGATGTCAGCACCCACCTGGACTGGGCTGTGGCTGTCTGCTTCAGCCCTGGGAACTCAGGCCATCTGCTGGTGTCCACGGCCTCTAACAAGGTTGTGGTACTGGATGCTGTGTCAGGACACGCTATCCGAGAG TTATCTAGCGTCCGCTCCAGAGCCTGCTCCTCCCTGGCCCTCAGTGAGGATGCTCGTTTGCTGCTGGCAGCCACTGGCCAGACCATTACAGTGTGGGATTATCCAACACAGGTGAACCCCAGCTGCCAG GTATACATCGGCCACTCAGAGCCTGTGCACGCTGTAGCCTTCACACCTGATCAGCTGCAGGTCATCAGTGTGGGAGATGCCATCTTCCTCTGGGACATCCTGGCCACCCCTGAGAG AGATGGAAGTGATCCTGAGGCCCCCCCAGTGCATGAGGCTG ACTCTAGTGCAGGCCAGCGGAAGGACCTGGCATCTGGGGCCAGTGGACTCCCTCGGCAGCAAGTGCCCATACCGTCTCCAGCATCCCCGTCCCCACTGAGTACCCATGACAGGCTTCTTGAAGGAAGTACTG GCACCTTCTCCATATCTGATGAGGAAGGACTCTGTGAGGAGAACCATATTTCTGAGGCATTCCTCCAAGGCCAGGCCCCGACCCTACCTGTGCTTGTGGAGAAGGAGGCCAGTGGTGCTGGGGATGCTCCTCGGGAGGCTGCAAAGAGCTCTTGGACACCTGCAGAGCTTCCCGGTCACCACAGCCAAATGA GTGAATGGAGCCTTCGGAGTGGAAAGGCTGGGCTCCCAACCCGCCCAGATTCCTACAAGCACTTCACTGCTCGATATAAGGCCTGTACACGGGTTAAG AgcgtctccttccctcccactggcAGAGAGCAGCTGCGACTGAAGGCCGTCGTGGGCTACAATGGGAATGGGCGGGCCAACATGGTCTGGAGGCCGGACACAG GCTTCTTTGCCTACACATGTGGTCGCCTGGTGGTAGTGGAGGACCTGCATTCTGGCACCCAGCGGCACTGGCTTGGCCATTCCCAGGAGATCTCTACTCTCGCACTCAACCAGGATGGCCAG AtcttggcctctgcctcctgctgtggCCACACAGCTGCCTGCTGCCAGATCCGAATTTGGGATGTTCCCAAGGGCCTCTGTCGGCAACTCCTTTCCCACCATGACACAGCTGTGCAAGCTCTGGCTTTCTCACCAGATGATGAGTTCCTTGTAACGTTGG GGGACTATGCTGACCGGAACCTTGCCCTGTGGAGCATGGCCACCTATGAACTCCTGTCATCCACTCGCCTCCTGGAGCCTGTGCATGGTGTAGCCTTTAACCCATGGGATGCCAATGAGCTCATCTGTGTGGGCACAAGTGCCATCACCTTCTGGCTCCTGCAGCACCATGGGGCAGACACCAGCTTCCAG GTACACCGAGAGCCAGTCCCTGAGGAACTGGGGGCGTCTGAGTTGACCTCACTCTGCTATGGGGCCAGCCCTCTGCTCTACTGCGGTTCTAGCTCTGGCCAGATCTGTGTCTGGGACACTGGCACTGGCCACTGCTTCTTGGCCTGGGAGGCTGATGATGGGGAGATTG GAGTGCTGCTGTGTTCAGGCTCTAGACTAATCAGTGGAAGTAACACAAAAAGGCTGCGCCTTTGGGCTGTGGGAGTTGTGCCAGAGCTGAGGCGCAAAGGCTCCAGTGCCAG ATCCAGTTCTGTTTTCATGGAGCGTGAGCTGACCCTGGATGGGGCTGTTGTGAGTGCCAGCTTTGACAGTGGCATGGACATGGGTGTGGTGGGCACCACAGCTGGCACAATCTGGTACATCAACTGGACAGAGGGCACTAGCACCCGCCTCATCAGTGGCCACAGGACCAAG GTAAACGAGGTGGTCTTCAGCCCCAGTGAATCTCACTGTGCCACCTGTGGCGAGGATGGGAGCGTGAGAGTGTGGTCTTTGGCCAGCATGGAGCTGGTGATCCAGTTTCAGGTGCTGAACCAG agctgcctctgcctttcgTGGACGCCCCCATCCTGTGGACTCCCAGAGCAGCAGCAGGTGGTGGCTGGCTATAGTGATGGCACACTTCGAGTCTTCAGCATCTCTCGTACTGCAATGGAACTCAAGATGCACCCCCACCGGACCGCTCTGACAGCCATTGCCTTCTCCACTGATG GTCAGACCATCCTATCTGGAGATAAGGACGGACTTGTGGCTATAAGCCACCTCTGCTCAGGGATGACCTTCCGTGTGCTCAGTGACCACCGGGGTGCTCCCATCTCTGCTATCCAGAGCACAAGCAAAGAA TATGGAGACCTAGGGATAGAGGGTGTAGAACTGTGGCTGGCTGCGAGTGGGGACCAGCGTGTCAGCATCTGGGTCTCTGATTGGCTCCAGGACCGCTGTGAGCTCCTGGAATGGTTGAGCTTTCCTGCACCTGCCCTCTCGGAG GCTCCGGGCCTCCTGCCCCCCTCTCTTGCTGCCTTCTGCCCTTGGGATAGGGCAACACTGGTGTGTGTCGGCCTCGGCGCACATGAAGAGGCAGTCTTCTACAGCCTCCGCCAAAAGCAG GTGGTACAGAAGACACCTCTGCCCTTCTTTGCCATGTCCTTGAGCCTGTCCCCAGGGGCTCAGCTCATGGTGGTTGGTTTTGCTG AATGCATGCTGAGGCTCCTAGACTGTGCAGCAGGGACTGCCCAGGACTTTGAAGGTCATGATGACTCGGTACACCTGTGTAGGTTCACACCATCCGGCAGACTGCTCTTCACTGCTGCTCACAACGAGATCCTGGTGTGGGAAGTCACTGGCTCCTGA